In Candidatus Poribacteria bacterium, one genomic interval encodes:
- a CDS encoding dihydrodipicolinate synthase family protein translates to MTPNSYRGVFTIPSTPFAENGEIDVLSFQRMIDFCIECGSHGLVYPVNASEFTALSDAERFQMSEVLVKQNAGRLPAIIGVAGVAREVAERFARHARDIGADGVIAMPPYINHISESLVFEYYQTISDAAQIPVFIQNNMPPIGSNLSAECLLKLCREIEHVEYIKEETLPSTVKLTAVMEGNDGSCKGVFGGAGGRYLIEEYRRGSAGQMPASHVTDVVVALWDALEAGDEERSTYIYKEMAPLFLFEHQLPGCYKEVLYRRGIIDCPLKRNGKMPLDEIASKYLDEILARLEPLMT, encoded by the coding sequence ATGACCCCAAACAGTTATCGCGGTGTATTCACTATTCCATCCACCCCCTTCGCAGAGAACGGAGAGATTGATGTTCTGAGTTTCCAACGCATGATCGATTTTTGTATTGAGTGCGGCTCACACGGCTTGGTTTATCCTGTGAACGCTAGCGAGTTCACCGCTCTCAGTGATGCAGAGCGGTTCCAGATGTCGGAGGTGCTTGTTAAGCAGAACGCCGGTCGATTGCCAGCGATTATTGGCGTCGCAGGTGTGGCACGGGAGGTCGCGGAACGGTTCGCCAGGCATGCCCGCGATATCGGCGCAGACGGTGTGATCGCTATGCCCCCGTATATCAATCATATCTCTGAGAGTCTTGTCTTTGAATATTACCAGACAATCTCAGATGCGGCACAAATACCGGTTTTTATCCAGAACAACATGCCACCTATCGGATCAAACCTGTCGGCAGAATGCTTGCTTAAACTGTGTAGGGAAATCGAGCATGTGGAGTATATCAAGGAGGAGACGCTGCCCAGCACAGTAAAATTGACCGCTGTGATGGAAGGAAACGATGGCTCATGCAAGGGGGTATTCGGTGGAGCAGGCGGACGCTATCTAATTGAGGAATATAGGCGTGGGAGCGCGGGGCAGATGCCCGCTAGTCATGTCACTGATGTCGTCGTCGCTTTATGGGACGCCTTAGAGGCAGGCGATGAAGAGCGGTCAACCTATATTTACAAAGAAATGGCACCACTTTTCCTATTTGAACATCAACTCCCCGGCTGTTACAAGGAGGTACTGTATCGGCGTGGGATTATTGATTGTCCGCTCAAGCGTAATGGAAAGATGCCGTTAGACGAAATTGCCTCGAAGTACTTGGATGAAATTCTCGCACGGCTTGAACCGTTGATGACTTGA